One genomic segment of Cydia splendana chromosome 5, ilCydSple1.2, whole genome shotgun sequence includes these proteins:
- the LOC134790615 gene encoding conserved oligomeric Golgi complex subunit 6, giving the protein MEPIYINPVRKRINKIFDSHILTDNSEALNTISGLCTSNSSNTRRMLVNEIEKRDMLVNKTISIEYNKVSEKLQVLLDSLSTLDSSVRDMSKKLNDSKTKTHHLITQTTKLKSERKKTEKKLVWVDAFVKNFNISTEQNEYIYNVSVKTPLTADFFGTLARIEKLNDNCKTLVKCWYQTSAFDIMEITGIQQEVAIEKLYHWTIGACRSIDSPNNALVPRALAKLQNRQVLFSNIIDEYCTARKATIVQLFIDALTKGADSGSKPIEFYANDAKRYIGDILTWVYQIIPIEKENLAILLKDCDLQDKNDQITQALTTITEALCPLLKVRAELILKPDKDPLVLWSISNLINYYKEVIQAVMPKGHLIDSFTELLQKSEEVFIITLDSKIQRELSHGVKAPPSDLNPSVVVTNLVGFLRDLLAIMNSTNKINNLDKKIITTHILDPLLQAINETACHLSSTDMSVYTLNCIYHIQCTLSLHTIMDEYNERLQAQSEAQIDTLTSEQASFLVANLNLGPIYTILQEKTSGPISAIPGMDTATLKMFLSKFDMFIVSPEVYTLPQLNLLLSHNHKLFVKKRSFEVILAIYGQLYQAVFDPMNGYVNPQDIVKRTPEEVNKLLM; this is encoded by the coding sequence ATGGAGCCAATTTATATTAATCCTGTAAGAAAAAGAATCAATAAAATTTTTGATAGTCACATACTGACTGATAACAGTGAGGCACTTAATACAATATCTGGACTGTGTACATCGAATTCGTCCAACACTAGACGGATGCTTGTAAATGAAATAGAAAAACGAGATATGTTAGTAAATAAAACTATTTCCATCGAGTACAATAAAGTAAGTGAAAAGTTGCAGGTACTACTGGATTCTCTAAGTACTTTGGATTCATCAGTTAGAGATATGTCAAAGAAGTTAAACGATTCGAAAACCAAAACGCAccatttaattacacaaactacCAAATTAAAATCTGAAAGAAAGAAGACTGAAAAGAAATTAGTATGGGTAGATGCATTTGTCAAAAATTTTAATATCTCTACGGAACAAAATGAGTACATTTATAATGTATCTGTGAAGACACCACTTACTGCAGATTTTTTTGGAACTTTGGCTCGAATTGAAAAGCTTAATGATAATTGCAAAACATTGGTCAAATGTTGGTATCAAACTTCAGCTTTTGATATCATGGAAATAACAGGGATCCAACAAGAGGTAGCTATTGAAAAACTGTACCACTGGACCATTGGAGCTTGCCGCAGTATTGACTCGCCTAACAATGCACTAGTGCCAAGAGCTTTGGCCAAGCTCCAGAACCGACAGGTCCTTTTCTCTAATATCATAGATGAATATTGCACAGCCAGGAAAGCCACCATTGTGCAATTGTTTATAGATGCTCTCACCAAGGGTGCAGACAGTGGTTCCAAGCCTATAGAATTTTATGCTAATGATGCAAAGAGATATATTGGAGACATATTAACTTGGGTCTATCAAATTATACCCATAGAGAAAGAAAATCTTGCAATATTGCTCAAAGATTGTGACCTGCAAGATAAAAATGATCAAATAACCCAAGCATTAACAACCATCACAGAAGCATTATGTCCCTTATTGAAAGTAAGAGCAGAGCTGATACTGAAACCTGATAAGGACCCGTTGGTGCTATGGTCTATATCTAACTTAATAAACTACTATAAGGAAGTCATTCAGGCTGTGATGCCCAAAGGCCACTTAATTGATTCCTTTACAGAATTGCTGCAAAAGAGTGAGGAGGTATTTATAATAACCCTTGACAGCAAGATCCAGAGAGAACTAAGCCATGGTGTTAAAGCTCCACCATCAGATCTGAATCCTTCTGTAGTTGTCACAAATTTAGTGGGATTCTTGAGGGATTTACTGGCCATAATGAATTCCActaataagattaataatttggataaaaaaattataacaacTCATATCCTGGATCCCTTGCTGCAAGCTATCAATGAAACTGCTTGTCACCTCAGCTCTACTGACATGTCTGTGTACACCTTGAATTGCATTTACCACATACAGTGTACCTTATCACTTCATACTATCATGGATGAATACAATGAAAGGCTGCAAGCTCAGTCAGAAGCTCAAATAGACACCTTAACTTCGGAACAGGCGAGCTTCCTTGTGGCAAACTTAAATTTGGGCCCTATTTATACTATTCTACAGGAAAAAACAAGCGGGCCCATTTCAGCTATTCCAGGAATGGACACAGCAACACTGAAAATGTTCTTGAGTAAATTCGATATGTTTATTGTATCTCCGGAAGTGTACACTCTGCCACAACTTAATTTACTCCTGAGTCACAATCATAAGTTGTTTGTTAAGAAGCGATCCTTTGAAGTTATATTGGCTATTTATGGGCAGCTGTATCAAGCTGTTTTCGATCCTATGAATGGGTATGTGAACCCACAAGATATTGTTAAAAGAACACCAGAGGAGGTCAATAAACTTCTTATGTAG
- the LOC134790616 gene encoding large ribosomal subunit protein uL15m, which translates to MGSRQITEKSLSMIRSLPRISLGNIRDNPGSKVTQKRGRGQHGGDKHGAGNKGSGQRQNYMRLGYETGNNPFYLRVPQEHYYRGHHFRRQYPPLSLQKLQSLIDRDRVDISKPIDIATVIKSGLYTIHPDQKHFGINLTDEGADIFSAKINIEVQWASEQVIAAIEKNGGVITTAYYDPHSLMLLKNPKKFFESGQAIPRRMIPPPDAIEYYTSAESRGYLADPEKISQERLKLAQKYGYQLPQLENDPKYTMLSIRKDPRQIFYGLEPGWVINLKDKCILKPKVEELLQFYAS; encoded by the exons ATGGGGTCTCGCCAAATAACGGAGAAATCCCTGTCTATGATAAGATCACTACCCCGAATATCACTTGGAAATATACGTGATAATCCAGGCTCAAAAGTTACA CAAAAAAGAGGCCGTGGGCAGCATGGTGGCGATAAACATGGCGCAGGAAACAAGGGATCAGGGCAAAGACAAAACTACATGCGGCTGGGCTATGAAACTGGCAACAACCCTTTTTACTTAAGAGTCCCCCAGGAACATTACTACAGAGGACACCA cTTCAGACGACAATATCCTCCACTCTCTCTGCAGAAGTTACAAAGCTTAATAGATAGAGATCGTGTGGATATATCAAAGCCTATAGATATAGCGACTGTCATAAAATCAGGCTTGTACACTATTCACCCAGATCAAAAACATTTTGGTATAAATTTGACTGATGAAGGAGCTGACATATTTTCTGCCAAAATAAACATAGAGGTGCAATGGGCCAGTGAACAAGTGATTGCAGCCATTGAGAAAAATGGTGGAGTCATTACTACCGCATATTATGACCCACACAGTCTTATGCTTCTTAAGAATCCTAAAAAGTTCTTTGAATCAGGTCAGGCTATCCCTCGGCGTATGATTCCTCCACCTGACGCTATTGAGTATTATACAAGTGCCGAGTCAAGAGGATATTTGGCTGATCCAGAAAAGATTTCACAAGAAAGATTGAAACTAGCTCAAAAATATGGATATCAATTACCTCAATTGGAAAATGACCCTAAATATACCATGTTAAGCATCAGGAAAGACCCCAGACAAATTTTCTATGGTCTAGAACCTGGATGGGTCATCAATTTGAAGGATAAGTGTATTCTTAAGCCCAAAGTTGAAGAGTTACTTCAATTTTATGCttcttaa